The segment AGTTCCAATAGTAATACCGGCAGATGGCCCGTCTTTTGGAATCGCACCTTCGGGAACATGTATATGAATATCCAACTCAGAATAAAAATCCGGTTTTAAACCCAAATCTTTAGCTCTTGATCTTATATAAGTCATAGCGGCCTGTGCAGATTCTTGCATAACCTCACCAAGTTGTCCGGTCAAAGTTAAAGCACCTTTACCCTTTAACGTAACAACTTCGACATCCAAAACATCTCCGCCAACCTCTGTCCAAGCAAGACCTGTAACACGGCCAACATCTTTAAGTTTTGTTCTATCCGGTAATTTAAATTTGGGTCTTCCAAGCCAAGAAATAACACTTTCATGGTCAACTGTTACCGTCTTTAAATTTTTATCTTTAAGCAATAACTGAATGCTTTTTCTTATTAGCTTTGCAAGGACTCTTTCAAGTTGCCTTACACCCGCCTCTTTTGTATATTCTTCTATCACTTTTAATACAATATTTTCATCTATTTTTACTTGCGCAACTTTTAAAGCATGTTCTTTAAATAATTTAGGGAGCAAAAAATCTTGCGCAATTTTTAATTTTTCGGCTGTAGTATAACCGTTAAGACCGATAATTTCCATTCTATCCAAAAGTGGATATGGAATATTATCAACAACATTGGCCGTTGTTATAAACATAACATTGGATAAATCGTAATCAATTTCTAAAAAATAATCCGAAAAAACGCTATTTTGTTCAGGATCTAAAACTTCCAAAAGCGCTGATGCCGGATCACCCCTAAAATCCATAGCCATTTTATCTATCTCATCAAGAACTATAACCGGGTTTGTAACTCCGGCTTTTTTCATAGCTTGAATAATTTTACCGGGCATTGCTCCAATGTACGTTCTTCTATGGCCACGAATTTCAGCTTCATCTCGCATACCTCCCAAAGATATACGAACTAATTTTCTGCCTAAAGAATCGGCTATTGAAAGAGCTAACGATGTTTTTCCAACTCCCGGAGGCCCTGCAAGACAAACAATTGGCGCTTTTTTAAGATCATTTCCGGCAAATTTTTTAGCTGCCAAAAATTCTATTATTCTTTCTTTTGCCTTTTTCATAGCGGCATGAGACTTATTTAAAATATTTTCGGCCTCGTTCAAACTTACATTATCTTTGGTAGAAACATTCCATGGCAAGCCTAAAATCCAATCAATATAATTTCTACTTACAACAGCTTCAGGTGATGTAGGCTGCATAGATTCTAAACGTTTAATTTCAGATTCAACTTTGTCCAAAGCTTCTTTAGATAATTTCGTTTTTTTAATTTGCTGTCGCAGACTATCAATCTCTTGCTGATAATCTTGACGGCCAAGTTCTCGCTGTATGGCACGCATCTGTTCATTTAGATAATAATCCTTTTGATTTTTATCAATCTGACGCTGCACCCTTTTTTTTATTTTTTGTTCAGTTTCAAGAACAGCAATTTCTTTTTCCAATAAAACGCTTAAATGAATTGATCTTTTTTCCAGATCAACAAGTTCTAAAATTTCTTGTCTTTGATGAAATGAAAGTGGCAACTGAACGGCAATGGTATCGGTTAAATAATCAAGGTCTTGAGGACCCTTAAACATTGCCAAAATTTCTTCAGAAATCTTACTGTTAAGCGAAACATAAATTTTAAAAGTTTCAAATAAATTCCGCCACATGGCGCTTAAAGATGCGGGCTCTAAATCTTTTTCAGCCGTCATATCTTTTGCAATAACACCCAAAAAGCCTTCCGCTTGTTGCTCAGATTGAATTTCAGATCTACAAATACCTTCAATCAATATCTTAAATGTACCATTTGGCATACGGGCTATTTGTAAAATATTTGCCTTAGTCCCTATTTTAAATAAATCTGCCACACCGGGATTATCAACATTTTCAAGCTTTTGAGCCGAAACAAATATTTCTTTATTATTTTCTGCAGCAAACTTTACCGCATTAATTGATATATCGCGGCCAACTACAACAGGAATAATGCTCTTTGGAAGAGCAACCATATTTTTCAACGGCAAAACAGGTAAAAACTTTACTTTTTGGTCTTTTACTGACTCCATAAAACCTTCAATAAATATATTTATTAAAAATATCCCAAAACAATTAATTC is part of the Candidatus Dependentiae bacterium genome and harbors:
- the lon gene encoding endopeptidase La codes for the protein MESVKDQKVKFLPVLPLKNMVALPKSIIPVVVGRDISINAVKFAAENNKEIFVSAQKLENVDNPGVADLFKIGTKANILQIARMPNGTFKILIEGICRSEIQSEQQAEGFLGVIAKDMTAEKDLEPASLSAMWRNLFETFKIYVSLNSKISEEILAMFKGPQDLDYLTDTIAVQLPLSFHQRQEILELVDLEKRSIHLSVLLEKEIAVLETEQKIKKRVQRQIDKNQKDYYLNEQMRAIQRELGRQDYQQEIDSLRQQIKKTKLSKEALDKVESEIKRLESMQPTSPEAVVSRNYIDWILGLPWNVSTKDNVSLNEAENILNKSHAAMKKAKERIIEFLAAKKFAGNDLKKAPIVCLAGPPGVGKTSLALSIADSLGRKLVRISLGGMRDEAEIRGHRRTYIGAMPGKIIQAMKKAGVTNPVIVLDEIDKMAMDFRGDPASALLEVLDPEQNSVFSDYFLEIDYDLSNVMFITTANVVDNIPYPLLDRMEIIGLNGYTTAEKLKIAQDFLLPKLFKEHALKVAQVKIDENIVLKVIEEYTKEAGVRQLERVLAKLIRKSIQLLLKDKNLKTVTVDHESVISWLGRPKFKLPDRTKLKDVGRVTGLAWTEVGGDVLDVEVVTLKGKGALTLTGQLGEVMQESAQAAMTYIRSRAKDLGLKPDFYSELDIHIHVPEGAIPKDGPSAGITIGTAIASALTGIHVDKNVAMTGEITLQGRVLPVGGLKEKLLAAARLGITKVIVSNENEDDIKEFEKELDNKLNVVYVDNMDDVLKNSFSVDPFEKAKMDGKNLTKNKSKKNLKKSKKRKNKKVKSKR